One genomic region from Thermosipho affectus encodes:
- the csm3 gene encoding type III-A CRISPR-associated RAMP protein Csm3, which translates to MERINFKGKFIVKAELVLLTGLHIGGQDNTIEIGGIDNPVIKDERGIPYIPGTSLKGKLRTLMEYYHEKIDENKLVWVKKGEIKIHMCDDKDCPVCNLFGRNHGKHTFVNDENKMFENLMPTRLIVRDAKLIQESITDEMRNNLDTSYTEVKHENTIDRITSSANPRQNERVPAGARFKVEFVINVYNDEKVKYLKELITAMKLLEDDYLGGSGSRGYGKVKFENISISFRDKGFYLGISDEKELKKLNDTTEKIDWESMKIE; encoded by the coding sequence ATGGAAAGAATAAATTTTAAAGGAAAATTTATTGTAAAGGCTGAATTAGTTTTACTTACTGGACTACATATTGGGGGGCAAGATAATACGATAGAGATTGGAGGTATTGATAATCCAGTTATAAAAGATGAACGTGGTATACCGTATATTCCTGGAACAAGTCTTAAAGGAAAACTTAGAACACTTATGGAATACTATCATGAAAAAATTGATGAAAATAAACTTGTTTGGGTAAAGAAAGGTGAAATTAAAATTCATATGTGCGATGATAAAGACTGCCCTGTGTGTAATTTGTTTGGAAGAAATCATGGGAAACATACCTTTGTAAATGATGAAAATAAAATGTTTGAGAATTTAATGCCTACAAGGTTAATAGTTAGAGATGCCAAATTAATACAGGAAAGTATTACAGATGAAATGAGAAATAATCTAGATACTAGTTATACAGAAGTAAAACACGAAAATACAATTGATAGAATAACTTCTTCTGCTAATCCAAGACAAAATGAAAGAGTACCTGCTGGAGCAAGGTTTAAAGTTGAATTTGTCATTAATGTGTATAACGATGAAAAAGTAAAATATTTAAAAGAGTTGATAACTGCTATGAAATTACTTGAAGATGATTATTTGGGTGGTTCTGGTTCAAGGGGATATGGAAAGGTGAAATTTGAAAATATTTCTATTTCGTTTAGAGATAAAGGATTTTACTTGGGAATTTCGGATGAAAAAGAATTAAAAAAATTGAATGATACTACTGAAAAGATAGATTGGGAAAGTATGAAAATAGAATGA
- a CDS encoding ArsB/NhaD family transporter — MPLKHILVIIIVLTSYLYIIFGKKNKPAVVFSLALLISALRLVNGLNSENFSHIVDVDTLGLLTGMMMIVAFLNKSGFFEYFSIKIIKFGGKKFFLTMTLLMIIVALTSAFLDNVVTILVMAPMIFLISDMLELNPIPLIMLTILMDNIGGSATLIGSPLNLVIGSISGYSFNDFIKVMGPVSILAFIGVLLYFKKHLKVDEKSLKNIEKLNQMDEKKAITNPKMMWFSLIDFIIVIILFILHSTLNLELSVIALIGGSILIIKFSNGYEDVGKDIDWDMLFFFAGLYMTSYALEEIGFTQQIANLFLPFKSNNLIILGVFYILSIITIPILNNVPSALILAPVIKILVSHGVNPILWWTFAIASNFATSLTPLGAVQNLVAVNYLEKNLGRKFGFFEYMRWKIVPVFLTLIIGIVYIFFLTLIH; from the coding sequence ATGCCTTTAAAACACATATTAGTTATTATCATTGTTTTAACTTCCTATTTATACATAATTTTCGGAAAGAAAAATAAACCTGCTGTTGTATTTAGTCTAGCGCTGTTAATTTCAGCTTTAAGACTGGTAAATGGACTCAATTCGGAGAATTTTAGTCACATTGTTGACGTGGATACTCTGGGTTTATTAACAGGAATGATGATGATTGTTGCCTTTCTTAATAAATCTGGATTTTTCGAGTATTTTTCTATAAAAATAATCAAATTTGGCGGAAAAAAATTCTTTTTAACCATGACTTTACTAATGATTATTGTTGCATTAACATCTGCATTCTTAGACAATGTTGTCACTATTCTTGTAATGGCCCCTATGATTTTTTTAATTTCTGATATGTTAGAACTTAATCCTATCCCATTAATTATGCTTACTATTCTAATGGATAACATAGGTGGTTCTGCCACACTAATAGGAAGTCCTCTAAATCTTGTAATAGGATCAATTAGCGGTTATTCGTTTAACGATTTTATTAAAGTAATGGGACCTGTTTCAATTTTAGCTTTTATAGGTGTTTTATTATACTTCAAAAAACACCTAAAAGTTGATGAAAAATCTCTAAAAAATATTGAAAAATTAAACCAAATGGATGAAAAAAAGGCTATCACAAATCCAAAAATGATGTGGTTTTCATTAATAGACTTTATAATAGTAATTATTTTATTCATTCTACATTCAACTTTAAATTTAGAATTATCTGTAATTGCACTCATAGGTGGTTCAATATTAATAATTAAATTTTCAAATGGATATGAAGATGTCGGAAAAGATATTGATTGGGATATGTTATTTTTCTTTGCAGGACTTTATATGACTTCCTATGCTCTAGAAGAGATAGGTTTTACTCAACAAATTGCTAATCTATTTTTACCATTTAAAAGTAATAACCTGATAATATTAGGAGTATTTTACATCTTATCGATAATTACAATTCCAATATTAAATAACGTACCATCTGCTCTAATATTAGCACCTGTAATAAAAATATTAGTATCACACGGTGTTAACCCTATACTGTGGTGGACATTTGCCATAGCTTCAAACTTTGCAACAAGTTTAACACCACTTGGCGCAGTTCAAAATTTAGTTGCCGTAAATTACTTGGAAAAAAATTTAGGAAGAAAATTTGGATTTTTTGAATACATGAGATGGAAAATAGTACCTGTTTTTCTTACATTAATTATAGGAATAGTTTATATATTCTTCTTAACCTTAATTCATTGA
- the csm4 gene encoding type III-A CRISPR-associated RAMP protein Csm4, producing MKKYRVKLKFRTPLHVGEKDNIYNAVSKFVHSDTIFSGLVNAYNILFGGEKTEKFLNVIIENPDIFRISSSFFYYKDIYFYPKPFGYNFGLDKFYLDDMKKLKKLEFVSEEFLKGNVENPVIFGKFATNGKNVEEFVHVRDVPRIVNDRITNEVSIFYMSYVTFDKDSGLWFFLDVDESLENEVFASLKLLGDEGIGGERTYGYGAFEFDVEEVDLKSEGKMFLLLSSYYPKDQSEVRKVIYYKIYEKTGYVFSLYDNTKRQPIVRLFSEGSVFSDKVVGKILDITPKGFKYHRVYKYARAYLIPIEKEALK from the coding sequence ATGAAAAAATATAGGGTAAAGTTAAAGTTTAGGACCCCTCTACATGTTGGAGAAAAAGATAATATTTATAATGCGGTTTCCAAGTTTGTGCATTCTGATACAATATTTTCTGGTTTGGTAAATGCGTATAATATTTTATTTGGTGGTGAAAAAACCGAAAAATTTCTCAATGTAATTATTGAAAATCCAGATATATTTAGAATTTCGTCTTCATTTTTCTATTATAAAGATATATACTTTTATCCTAAACCCTTTGGGTATAACTTTGGTTTGGATAAGTTTTACCTAGATGATATGAAAAAATTAAAGAAATTAGAGTTTGTTTCAGAAGAATTTTTGAAAGGAAATGTTGAAAATCCAGTTATATTTGGCAAATTTGCAACGAATGGAAAAAATGTAGAAGAGTTTGTCCATGTTAGAGATGTTCCAAGAATAGTCAATGATAGAATTACAAATGAGGTAAGTATCTTTTATATGTCATATGTTACTTTTGACAAAGATAGTGGTTTGTGGTTTTTTTTAGATGTTGATGAAAGTTTGGAAAATGAAGTTTTTGCTTCTTTAAAGTTATTAGGAGATGAAGGAATTGGTGGAGAAAGGACATATGGATATGGAGCATTTGAGTTTGATGTGGAAGAAGTAGATTTAAAAAGTGAAGGTAAAATGTTTTTGTTGCTGTCCTCCTATTATCCCAAGGATCAATCAGAAGTAAGAAAAGTTATTTATTACAAAATTTATGAAAAGACTGGTTATGTTTTTTCGCTATATGATAATACCAAAAGACAACCAATAGTTCGATTATTTAGCGAAGGTAGCGTATTTTCAGATAAAGTTGTAGGAAAAATACTAGATATTACACCTAAAGGTTTTAAGTATCATAGGGTTTATAAATATGCGCGAGCCTATTTAATTCCAATTGAAAAGGAGGCTCTTAAATAA
- the cas6 gene encoding CRISPR-associated endoribonuclease Cas6, translated as MRLKVSFEFEKLVLPIDYNHILQSTILNLISNDDFKSFIHDQGYIYEKRKFKLYTFSRIYGKFSIDKEKGKITFFDSANFIVSSYDDMFCRYLAERFLSFENIYLGGNFVSPKSIEVDYFESKNSLKTITKSPVTVYSTYLDENGKKKTLYYHPDDPKFKQIIEQNIYKKYYSIYKKEPKGFIKIKHVGKNPKRIVVYYKGFKIVGWMTAFDLFGDEELIKIAYEAGIGAKNSQGFGLLEKI; from the coding sequence ATGAGATTAAAAGTGAGCTTTGAATTTGAAAAGTTAGTTCTTCCAATAGATTATAACCATATTTTACAATCTACTATTTTGAATTTGATTTCCAATGATGATTTTAAGAGTTTTATTCATGATCAAGGATATATTTATGAAAAGAGAAAGTTCAAACTTTATACTTTTTCAAGAATATATGGAAAGTTTAGTATCGACAAAGAAAAGGGAAAGATTACATTTTTTGACAGTGCAAATTTTATTGTTTCATCTTATGATGATATGTTTTGTCGATATCTTGCAGAAAGGTTTTTAAGCTTTGAAAATATTTATTTAGGAGGAAATTTTGTATCTCCAAAAAGTATTGAAGTTGATTATTTTGAATCTAAAAACAGTTTAAAGACCATTACAAAATCTCCGGTTACAGTTTATTCGACTTATTTAGACGAAAATGGAAAGAAAAAAACCTTGTATTATCATCCAGATGATCCAAAATTTAAACAAATAATCGAACAAAATATTTATAAAAAATATTATTCTATTTATAAAAAAGAACCAAAAGGATTTATCAAAATCAAGCATGTTGGAAAAAATCCCAAAAGAATTGTTGTTTATTATAAAGGTTTTAAAATTGTGGGTTGGATGACAGCTTTTGATTTATTTGGTGATGAAGAGTTGATTAAGATAGCATATGAAGCAGGAATTGGTGCAAAAAATTCACAGGGGTTTGGGTTACTTGAAAAGATATAA
- the csm2 gene encoding type III-A CRISPR-associated protein Csm2 → MENKVLISKELSEKMLNPEKDPDGKLLFEYAKKLAEEVKSINSNQIRKYFSEVKKISMDESKFKYEVKRFLAVFLYNIKKLSNYRSIINQAENFANSMKNMVLTLDEGDINYLKRFKDFWEALVAYHKYLETTNKRR, encoded by the coding sequence ATGGAAAATAAAGTGTTGATATCAAAAGAATTATCTGAAAAAATGCTTAATCCTGAGAAAGATCCAGATGGGAAGTTGCTATTTGAATATGCTAAGAAATTGGCAGAAGAAGTTAAAAGTATTAATTCAAATCAAATTAGAAAATATTTTAGTGAAGTAAAAAAGATTTCCATGGATGAAAGTAAATTTAAGTATGAGGTTAAAAGATTTTTAGCTGTTTTTTTGTACAATATAAAGAAGTTATCAAATTATAGGAGTATTATTAATCAAGCGGAAAATTTTGCAAATTCAATGAAAAATATGGTTTTGACTTTGGATGAAGGGGATATAAACTACTTGAAAAGATTTAAGGATTTTTGGGAAGCATTAGTAGCATATCATAAATATCTAGAAACTACAAATAAAAGAAGATAA
- the csm5 gene encoding type III-A CRISPR-associated RAMP protein Csm5: MVFNYKIEILTPTVILSGDKIKSFEIIKDGNKAFVVDFDRLIRNEENFMNFVINYPEILGDRNNFLNTLKRLNINYKNYIKNEIKGYIKGNTEVSEFVKTAGRPYIPGSSLKGAIRTFLIKGTQFQGEYEKKFQYLLESKKDNKKDIKKLVKNIDLKVFGKAVMSPFKLLKVSDSNYLEYNDLKIANIQVYHLLKNKTVLDLYAEYLDSGKVLNGTIKIDDFEKYGSMDFILRHYYKDPRLIFNDFVKNINLGVKRYIEKEKEIVTEQGIEDLKRFYNMLEDKLNNLNENQFLLQLGFSTGFYSKTIFVKHLEVKQVKFLKSILGKRARNYKPEFFPLTKRVVKKDGVMQPLGWIMVTLTKK, encoded by the coding sequence ATGGTGTTTAATTATAAAATAGAAATTTTAACTCCTACAGTTATACTTTCTGGAGATAAAATAAAAAGTTTTGAAATAATAAAAGATGGTAATAAAGCATTTGTTGTTGATTTTGATAGGTTAATAAGAAATGAAGAAAATTTTATGAATTTTGTAATAAATTATCCAGAAATATTGGGGGATAGGAATAACTTTCTAAATACGTTAAAAAGATTGAATATAAATTATAAGAATTATATTAAAAATGAAATTAAAGGTTATATAAAGGGAAACACGGAAGTTAGTGAATTTGTAAAAACTGCTGGAAGGCCTTATATCCCTGGATCTTCCTTAAAAGGTGCAATTAGAACTTTTTTGATTAAAGGGACTCAATTTCAAGGAGAGTATGAGAAGAAATTTCAATATTTATTAGAATCTAAAAAAGATAATAAGAAAGATATTAAGAAACTTGTAAAAAATATTGATTTAAAAGTTTTCGGAAAAGCTGTTATGTCACCTTTTAAACTTTTAAAGGTTTCTGATTCTAATTATTTAGAGTACAATGATTTAAAAATAGCAAATATTCAAGTTTATCATTTGTTAAAGAATAAGACTGTATTAGATCTTTATGCTGAGTATTTGGATAGTGGAAAAGTATTAAATGGAACAATTAAAATTGATGATTTTGAAAAGTATGGAAGTATGGATTTTATTTTGAGGCATTATTACAAAGATCCACGTTTAATTTTCAATGATTTTGTGAAAAACATAAATTTGGGTGTAAAAAGGTATATTGAAAAAGAAAAAGAAATAGTAACTGAACAAGGTATTGAAGATTTAAAAAGATTCTACAATATGTTGGAAGATAAGTTAAATAATTTGAATGAAAATCAGTTTTTGTTACAACTAGGTTTTTCAACAGGGTTTTATTCAAAAACAATTTTTGTAAAGCATTTGGAAGTAAAGCAAGTAAAATTTTTAAAAAGTATTTTAGGTAAAAGGGCGAGAAATTACAAACCAGAGTTTTTCCCATTGACAAAAAGAGTGGTAAAAAAAGATGGGGTGATGCAACCATTAGGATGGATTATGGTAACTTTAACGAAAAAATAG